A single Natrinema pellirubrum DSM 15624 DNA region contains:
- a CDS encoding glutaredoxin family protein yields the protein MADITMYELPGCPYCAKVRSKLDELDLEYDTIEVPRSHGERTEVEKVSGQTGVPVIVDEANGIDGMNESDDIVEYLEETYGSGAA from the coding sequence ATGGCAGACATCACGATGTACGAACTCCCCGGCTGTCCGTACTGCGCGAAGGTCCGCTCGAAACTCGACGAACTCGACCTCGAGTACGACACCATCGAAGTGCCCCGCTCCCACGGCGAGCGAACGGAAGTCGAGAAGGTCAGCGGCCAGACCGGCGTCCCGGTCATCGTCGACGAGGCCAACGGGATCGACGGGATGAACGAAAGCGACGACATCGTCGAGTACCTCGAAGAGACCTACGGCAGCGGCGCGGCCTGA
- a CDS encoding transcriptional regulator, translating to MSRSAMVGNVTAMLEDAGFVVSDRCAIRPKSFDIAARRGEDLLLVKILANIDAFNEATGHEMRRLGTYLRATPLVIGLRSRDEDLKPDVTYFRHGVPVLSPDTAYNLFIEEVPPLIYAAPGGLYVNIDGDLLADEREDRDWSLGQLASELGVSRRTVSKYEDGMNASVEVALELQDLFDAPLTSPVDVLEGADDVHESEATPDDPEADPDDEQVVAVFTRAGYSVHPTARSPFTAVSEDEDDSDVVLTGHSEFTKAAEKRARIMSSIGHVTRTRSVYVVDRAKQDNVDGTALVERDELDDLRDADELRDVIRERADYEEAA from the coding sequence ATGTCCCGCTCCGCAATGGTCGGCAACGTGACCGCGATGTTAGAGGACGCGGGATTCGTGGTAAGCGACCGGTGTGCGATCCGGCCGAAGAGCTTCGATATCGCCGCGCGCCGCGGCGAGGATCTGCTGTTGGTCAAGATCCTCGCGAACATCGACGCGTTCAACGAAGCGACCGGCCACGAGATGCGGCGGCTGGGGACCTACCTCCGTGCGACGCCGCTGGTTATCGGCCTGCGGAGTCGCGACGAGGACCTGAAACCCGACGTCACCTACTTCCGACACGGCGTCCCGGTCCTCAGCCCCGACACGGCGTACAACCTCTTCATCGAGGAAGTACCGCCGCTGATCTACGCCGCCCCGGGCGGCCTCTACGTCAACATCGACGGTGACCTGTTGGCCGACGAACGCGAGGACCGCGACTGGAGCCTCGGACAACTCGCCAGCGAACTCGGCGTCTCCCGACGGACCGTCTCGAAGTACGAGGACGGCATGAACGCCTCCGTCGAGGTCGCGCTGGAACTCCAGGACCTCTTCGACGCGCCGCTGACCAGCCCCGTCGACGTCCTCGAGGGGGCCGACGACGTCCACGAGAGTGAAGCGACCCCGGACGACCCCGAGGCGGATCCGGACGACGAACAGGTCGTCGCCGTCTTCACCCGGGCCGGCTACAGCGTCCACCCGACCGCCCGCTCGCCGTTTACCGCGGTCAGCGAGGACGAAGACGACAGCGACGTCGTCCTGACCGGCCACTCCGAGTTCACCAAGGCCGCGGAGAAACGCGCCCGAATCATGAGTTCGATCGGTCACGTGACCCGCACCCGCTCGGTCTACGTCGTCGACCGGGCGAAACAGGACAACGTCGACGGCACCGCTTTGGTCGAACGCGACGAACTCGACGACCTCCGGGACGCCGACGAACTCCGCGACGTCATCCGGGAACGTGCCGACTACGAGGAAGCGGCCTGA
- a CDS encoding NCS2 family permease, producing the protein MGALDSLAAYFRFGDHETDLETESIAGLTTFLAMSYIIVVNPVILGEAISLEGYSSGEVTQMITVATILSSVVAMLVMAFWANRPFGLAPGMGLNAFFAYTVVLGLGVPWQVALAAVFVEGIVFILLTAVGARRYIIELFPEPVKFAVGAGIGVYLLFLGLQEMQLVVDNPDTLVSLGNVATSAVAALSVAGLALMLVLHARGIRGSIVIGIIATAVAGWLLTAVDVVSPGTLTPPGSYERMTNEGLLSLIANVQYDFTPLVAGFIDGLGMISDDPLVFVIVVFTFFFVDFFDTAGTLIGVSQIGGFLDENGDLPEIERPLMADAIGTTVGAMIGTSTVTTYIESSTGVEEGGRTGFTALVVGGLFFLSLLLVPLISAIPQYASYLALVVVGIIMLQGVTDIDWQHPAWAISGGLTITVMPMTASISNGLAAGIMSYPLVKGAMGEADDVSTGQWVLAIAFVAYFAVYFAVDAEMLSF; encoded by the coding sequence ATGGGGGCACTCGACTCGCTCGCAGCGTACTTCCGATTCGGCGACCACGAGACCGACCTCGAGACGGAATCGATCGCGGGGCTGACGACGTTCCTGGCGATGTCGTACATCATCGTCGTCAACCCGGTCATCCTCGGCGAGGCGATCTCGCTCGAGGGCTACAGTTCGGGCGAGGTCACGCAGATGATCACCGTCGCGACGATCCTTTCGTCGGTGGTCGCCATGCTAGTGATGGCGTTCTGGGCGAACCGGCCGTTCGGCCTCGCGCCCGGGATGGGACTGAACGCCTTCTTCGCGTACACGGTCGTCCTCGGGCTCGGCGTCCCGTGGCAGGTCGCGCTCGCGGCCGTCTTCGTCGAGGGGATCGTCTTCATCCTCCTGACCGCGGTCGGCGCGCGCCGCTATATCATCGAGCTGTTCCCCGAACCGGTCAAGTTCGCCGTCGGGGCCGGGATCGGCGTCTACCTGCTCTTTCTCGGCCTGCAGGAGATGCAACTCGTCGTCGACAACCCGGACACGCTCGTTTCGTTGGGGAACGTCGCGACCAGCGCCGTCGCGGCACTGTCGGTCGCCGGGCTCGCGCTGATGCTCGTCTTACACGCTCGCGGTATCAGAGGGTCGATCGTCATCGGGATCATCGCCACGGCCGTCGCCGGCTGGCTACTGACGGCCGTCGACGTCGTCTCGCCGGGGACGCTGACGCCGCCCGGGAGTTACGAACGAATGACGAACGAGGGGCTGCTGAGCCTGATCGCGAACGTCCAGTACGACTTCACGCCGCTGGTCGCCGGCTTCATCGACGGGCTCGGCATGATCTCCGACGATCCGCTCGTCTTCGTGATCGTCGTGTTTACGTTCTTCTTCGTCGATTTCTTCGACACGGCCGGGACGCTCATCGGCGTCTCCCAGATCGGCGGCTTCCTCGACGAGAACGGCGATCTCCCCGAAATCGAGCGGCCGCTGATGGCCGACGCGATCGGGACCACGGTCGGTGCGATGATCGGGACCTCGACGGTGACGACCTACATCGAGTCCTCGACCGGTGTCGAAGAGGGTGGCCGGACCGGCTTCACCGCGCTCGTGGTTGGGGGCCTGTTTTTCCTGTCGCTGCTGCTCGTGCCGCTGATCAGCGCGATCCCACAGTACGCCTCCTATCTGGCGCTGGTCGTCGTCGGGATCATCATGCTGCAAGGCGTCACCGACATCGACTGGCAACATCCCGCGTGGGCGATCTCGGGCGGACTGACGATCACGGTCATGCCCATGACCGCGTCGATCTCGAACGGGCTCGCTGCCGGGATCATGAGCTACCCGCTCGTCAAAGGCGCGATGGGCGAGGCCGACGACGTCTCGACCGGGCAGTGGGTACTCGCGATCGCCTTCGTCGCCTACTTCGCCGTCTACTTCGCCGTCGACGCCGAGATGCTCTCGTTCTGA